In Alphaproteobacteria bacterium, a single genomic region encodes these proteins:
- the fliN gene encoding flagellar motor switch protein FliN, which produces MQKNEMHTAEELEAVYDIPVQVSAVLGRSAMQVSQLLKLGRGAVVELDRKVGEPVDILVNNRLVARGEVVVVDERLGVTMTEIIKSDRN; this is translated from the coding sequence CTGCAGAAGAACGAGATGCACACGGCCGAAGAGCTGGAGGCGGTTTACGATATCCCCGTTCAGGTGTCTGCCGTGCTCGGCCGGTCAGCGATGCAGGTCAGCCAGCTTCTGAAGCTTGGCCGCGGGGCCGTAGTCGAACTCGACCGAAAGGTCGGCGAGCCCGTGGACATTCTGGTCAACAACCGCCTCGTCGCACGCGGCGAGGTTGTCGTGGTTGACGAGCGTCTGGGTGTGACGATGACCGAGATCATCAAGTCGGACCGGAACTGA
- a CDS encoding sigma-54 dependent transcriptional regulator — protein MRLLIVGTLNGHISDAIKIAVANGAEVASVDSVKEALTFLRSGKGADLAMVDVALDVVHLLVSMKSERINTPVVACGIEAEPKAAVEAIHAGAQEYVPLPPDAELIGAILAAVSDTRRTLIAEDPVFRDVLKVAERVAASDASILITGESGTGKEMVAQLVHAKSRRSSQKFVSVNCAAIPENLLESELFGHEKGAFTGAVARRIGKFEEANGGTLLLDEISEMDIRLQAKLLRALQEREIDRVGGDNPVKVDIRLIATTNLDLADQVRLGRFREDLLYRLNVMTLKLPALRERPRDIAPLAQHFAAKYAESNGLPARTVSPDGLAALGRHGWPGNVRELENALHRAVLLADGDEIGPDALTLPEGAAPGLGDGAGARDTAGGGRTGPAGTGSRPLVGKTVAEVERDLILDTLTHCFGNRTHAANILGISIRTLRNKLKQYSEDGVPVPIPGERDRATA, from the coding sequence ATGCGTCTGTTAATTGTCGGCACTCTCAACGGCCATATAAGTGACGCGATTAAAATCGCCGTTGCCAACGGCGCAGAAGTCGCGAGTGTGGACTCGGTCAAGGAGGCACTGACGTTTCTGCGCTCGGGTAAGGGAGCCGATCTGGCCATGGTGGATGTGGCCCTGGACGTGGTCCATCTGCTGGTCAGCATGAAGAGCGAGCGGATCAATACGCCCGTCGTTGCCTGCGGCATCGAAGCCGAACCCAAAGCGGCCGTGGAAGCTATCCATGCGGGCGCTCAGGAATATGTCCCGCTGCCGCCCGACGCAGAGCTGATCGGTGCAATCCTGGCAGCAGTATCCGATACGCGACGGACTCTGATTGCGGAGGATCCTGTCTTTCGCGACGTGCTGAAAGTCGCCGAGCGGGTGGCCGCCAGTGATGCAAGCATTTTGATTACCGGCGAATCGGGGACTGGCAAGGAAATGGTCGCTCAACTGGTGCATGCCAAGAGCCGCCGGAGCAGTCAGAAATTCGTCTCGGTCAACTGTGCCGCGATCCCGGAGAATCTTCTCGAGTCGGAATTGTTCGGCCATGAGAAGGGTGCGTTCACGGGCGCCGTGGCGCGCCGCATCGGCAAGTTCGAGGAGGCGAATGGCGGAACCTTGCTGCTTGATGAAATCAGCGAGATGGACATCCGCCTTCAGGCCAAGCTGCTGCGGGCGCTGCAGGAGCGTGAAATCGACCGCGTCGGCGGGGACAATCCGGTCAAGGTTGATATTCGTCTGATCGCCACGACCAATCTGGATCTGGCCGACCAGGTCCGTCTTGGCAGGTTCCGCGAGGACCTTCTTTATCGTCTCAATGTCATGACCCTGAAACTGCCGGCCCTGCGCGAAAGGCCAAGGGACATTGCGCCACTGGCCCAACATTTCGCCGCAAAATATGCGGAATCGAATGGCCTCCCGGCCCGAACCGTCTCACCGGACGGGCTCGCGGCCCTTGGGCGTCACGGCTGGCCCGGAAATGTGCGCGAACTGGAGAACGCCCTTCACCGCGCCGTTCTCCTCGCCGATGGCGATGAAATCGGGCCGGATGCCCTGACCCTGCCGGAGGGTGCCGCTCCGGGCCTGGGCGACGGGGCCGGGGCCAGAGACACGGCCGGCGGCGGCCGAACGGGTCCGGCCGGAACCGGGTCGCGCCCGCTTGTCGGCAAGACCGTCGCCGAAGTGGAGCGCGATCTTATTCTCGACACGCTGACCCACTGTTTCGGCAATCGAACTCATGCCGCCAACATCCTGGGCATTTCGATACGCACGCTGCGCAACAAGCTGAAGCAGTATAGCGAGGACGGTGTCCCGGTGCCGATCCCCGGTGAGCGCGACAGGGCGACGGCCTGA
- a CDS encoding MotA/TolQ/ExbB proton channel family protein: protein MAKIASQAPATRTGRPNAAKPSLSDSRGLDIATVLGLTAAFGLVALAIVTGGTPNSFVDPAALMIVIGGTFGVTMMGFSLGEILTAQRVVLKALFRTQRAPRRAANYALQVAEAARGKGVLAIEQILPRMRSEKFLFKALSLVVDGVPADELYKVMERERQATYVRHKASSAVLRRSAEVAPSMGLIGTLVGLVQMLGRLEDPSTIGPAMAVALLTTFYGAILATMVFSPLANKLERNAAEESLVNHIFTITAAAVARQDNPRKLEMNLNTILSPSDRSTRYN, encoded by the coding sequence ATGGCAAAAATCGCTTCCCAGGCGCCGGCGACCAGAACCGGCCGCCCGAATGCCGCTAAGCCGTCGCTGAGTGACAGCCGGGGTCTGGATATCGCCACAGTCCTCGGCCTGACTGCGGCTTTTGGCCTGGTGGCGCTCGCCATCGTGACGGGAGGCACACCAAACTCGTTCGTCGATCCGGCTGCGCTCATGATCGTGATCGGCGGAACATTCGGCGTCACCATGATGGGCTTTTCTCTCGGCGAGATCCTGACGGCGCAACGCGTCGTTCTCAAAGCGCTGTTCAGGACCCAACGAGCACCCCGCCGGGCCGCCAATTACGCCCTTCAGGTGGCCGAGGCCGCGCGCGGCAAGGGTGTCCTTGCGATCGAGCAGATTCTGCCCCGGATGCGGAGCGAGAAATTTCTCTTCAAGGCCCTGTCTCTCGTCGTCGACGGCGTCCCGGCCGACGAACTCTACAAGGTGATGGAGCGCGAACGCCAGGCGACCTATGTCCGCCACAAAGCGAGTTCCGCCGTCCTGCGCCGGTCGGCCGAAGTGGCTCCGTCGATGGGGCTGATCGGTACACTCGTCGGCCTCGTTCAGATGCTCGGCCGCCTTGAAGACCCATCCACGATCGGCCCCGCCATGGCGGTGGCACTGTTGACGACCTTCTACGGCGCCATCCTCGCGACGATGGTGTTCAGTCCGCTGGCCAACAAGCTGGAACGGAACGCGGCCGAGGAAAGCCTCGTCAATCATATTTTTACGATCACCGCCGCGGCAGTGGCGCGACAGGACAATCCGCGCAAGCTGGAAATGAATCTCAATACGATCCTGTCACCGTCAGACCGGTCGACACGATACAACTAA